One Alnus glutinosa chromosome 3, dhAlnGlut1.1, whole genome shotgun sequence genomic region harbors:
- the LOC133864666 gene encoding dolichol-phosphate mannose synthase subunit 3-like, which yields MKHIVKIMALLVGISASWFGLLKTSMVPSSHTLLLPIYFIMCLGCYGLLMVGVGLMRFPTCPQEALLLQQDIIEAKDYLKPRGVDVGSE from the exons ATGAAGCACATCGTGAAGATTATGGCATTGCTGGTTGGCATCTCTGCCTCATGGTTTGGCCTCTTGAAGACATCTATGGTTCCAAGTAGCCATACTTTGTTA CTACCTATCTATTTTATCATGTGCCTTGGATGCTACGGCCTATTAATGGTTGGAGTTGGTCTGATGCGGTTTCCAACTTGTCCTCAAGAAGCATTGCTTTTGCAGCag GACATCATTGAGGCCAAGGATTATTTGAAGCCAAGAGGGGTTGACGTGGGTTCGGAATGA
- the LOC133864665 gene encoding mitogen-activated protein kinase kinase kinase 20-like, with amino-acid sequence MKRKAEESLCGHGESWVRGPMIGKGSFGSVFLATSKKPRSRFSCFPSAMAVKSAEVSVSASLQKEKEVLDNVKGCPYVISCFGEETTTQENGEMVYNLLLEYASGGTLADSIEKSDGCGLPEPDVKRYTKSILKGLRHIHDCGYVHCDLKPENVLLVPTINSSGNFVAKIGDFGLAKRSAQSKKRRFDSDLYLRGTPLYLAPETVIERVQEPSSDIWALGCVVCEMLTGESPWNRAEELNTEDLLRLIGDGHELPKIPSNISDEARGFLKACLVRKRMFRFTAEMLMDHTFLASVGEHDDEVKDKGILAVRDEELVAAPSFSWPETDSEISGPSSSGNWSLYSDDASAFSSWPEEDEDSEVQFIESSGKKVSLVGSLNCLASTIPIGA; translated from the coding sequence aTGAAAAGGAAGGCAGAGGAGAGTCTGTGTGGTCATGGAGAAAGTTGGGTGAGAGGGCCAATGATCGGCAAAGGAAGTTTTGGGTCCGTGTTTCTTGCTACTTCAAAGAAACCCAGGTCACGGTTCTCTTGTTTTCCTTCGGCCATGGCTGTGAAATCTGCAGAGGTCTCTGTTTCGGCTTCGcttcagaaggagaaagaggTTCTCGACAACGTCAAAGGCTGCCCTTATGTGATTAGCTGCTTTGGGGAAGAGACTACGACCCAAGAGAACGGTGAGATGGTTTACAACTTGTTATTGGAGTATGCTTCTGGAGGAACCCTAGCCGATTCAATCGAGAAATCTGATGGTTGTGGGTTGCCCGAACCCGATGTTAAGCGCTACACCAAATCGATTCTCAAAGGGCTTCGTCACATTCATGACTGCGGTTATGTGCACTGCGATCTGAAGCCTGAGAATGTTTTGCTTGTGCCCACTATTAATTCTAGTGGTAATTTTGTGGCAAAGATCGGGGATTTTGGGTTGGCGAAGAGGTCAGCACAGAGTAAGAAGAGAAGGTTCGACTCGGACCTTTACTTGAGAGGCACTCCGTTATATTTGGCCCCTGAAACGGTGATTGAGAGGGTACAGGAGCCTTCCTCTGATATTTGGGCTCTGGGATGTGTTGTGTGTGAGATGCTTACTGGAGAATCCCCTTGGAATAGGGCGGAAGAGTTGAACACAGAGGATCTTTTACGTTTGATTGGTGATGGGCATGAACTGCCTAAAATTCCGAGTAACATTTCTGATGAAGCAAGGGGTTTCTTGAAGGCGTGTCTTGTGAGGAAACGCATGTTCAGATTCACGGCTGAGATGCTAATGGATCATACATTTCTGGCCAGTGTAGGCGAGCATGATGATGAAGTAAAGGATAAAGGAATACTGGCTGTTCGGGATGAAGAACTAGTGGCTGCTCCTAGTTTTTCATGGCCCGAGACTGATTCTGAGATTAGTGGTCCTTCTTCTTCGGGTAATTGGAGCTTGTATTCTGATGATGCTTCAGCCTTTTCTTCTTGGCCAGAAGAAGATGAGGATTCGGAAGTGCAATTCATTGAGAGCTCTGGCAAAAAAGTCTCTCTTGTGGGTTCTTTGAACTGCCTGGCTTCAACCATTCCTATTGGAGCTTAG